In one window of Maniola hyperantus chromosome 18, iAphHyp1.2, whole genome shotgun sequence DNA:
- the LOC117990411 gene encoding luciferin 4-monooxygenase isoform X1 encodes MAFIHNNVVSGPEERSIPAHLSYGQFVFDKLKSGGNKTAQICAETDESVTYMSILQSSVNLAVALQALGLKKGDVVALSSENRFEFTVASLAIIYCGGVLSTLNVTYSPGEITHILSITKPKFIFTSPITAQNIYDCSKDLQHVEKLILFGEYDIVPGVFYNDLVKIQVDVDDFTLVDVNGAEDVVAVMCSSGTTGLPKGVMLTHVNFLTLSVHMKYYLDTSQQRHKHNVTNALSLIPWFHAYGFITTLAIMCMHIEIVFLVRFEEQQFLETIQKYKINMMTIVPPLAVFLAKHPLVPRYDLTSLNEVWCGAAPLSKEIQAAVSQRAGIGHIRQGYGLTEVTMACCVDLTGGGKQGSCGTPAPGMKIKVLDIETGKKLGPYEEGELWIKSPLRMKGYLGDREAGDALLDAEGYLQTGDVGCYDEDGFFYIVDRLKELIKYKGFQVAPAELEALLLRLSGVADCGVVGRSDELAGELPVAFVVPQPGASLSAQEIQTYIASKVSPAKHLRGGVIFVEEIPKNPSGKILRKELRKMLDPKVKSKL; translated from the exons atggcaTTTATACATAATAATGTAGTGAGTGGTCCTGAGGAAAGATCAATTCCTGCTCATTTGTCATACGGTCAATTtgtatttgataaattaaaaagtggCGGTAATAAAACAGCACAA ATATGTGCAGAAACAGATGAATCTGTGACATATATGAGCATACTGCAAAGCAGTGTTAATCTGGCTGTGGCTTTACAAGCACTTGGATTGAAGAAGGGTGATGTGGTAGCTCTTAGTAGTGAAAACCGGTTCGAATTCACTGTTGCATCCCTTGCTATTATATACTGTGGTGGAGTGTTATCTACCCTCAATGTTACTTATTCTCCTG GTGAGATCACACATATTTTAAGTATAACGAAGCCTAAATTTATCTTTACTTCGCCCATCACCGCTCAAAACATTTATGACTGCAGTAAAGATCTACAGCATGTAGAAAAACTTATATTATTTGGAGAGTATGATATAGTGCCTGGTGTATTCTACAATGACCTAGTGAAGATCCAAGTGGACGTAGATGACTTTACGTTAGTAGATGTGAATGGGGCGGAGGATGTTGTTGCTGTGATGTGTTCATCCGGCACTACAGGACTGCCTAAAGGTGTTATGCTGACACATGTGAACTTTCTGACACTATCTGTGCATATGAA GTATTATTTAGATACATCTCAGCAGCGACACAAACATAACGTGACCAATGCGTTATCTCTGATACCTTGGTTCCATGCATATGGATTCATAACAACATTGGCTATCATGTGCATGCATATCGAGATCGTGTTTTTGGTTCGCTTTGAGGAGCAACAGTTTTTGGAAACTATACAGAAGTATAAG ATCAATATGATGACAATCGTACCGCCTCTGGCCGTGTTCCTGGCCAAGCACCCGCTGGTCCCCCGGTACGACCTCACGTCGCTCAACGAGGTGTGGTGCGGCGCCGCGCCCCTCTCCAAGGAGATACAGGCTGCCGTCTCTCAGAG AGCTGGTATAGGCCACATCCGACAAGGCTACGGGCTGACGGAGGTGACGATGGCGTGCTGCGTCGACCTCACGGGCGGCGGCAAGCAGGGCTCCTGCGGCACGCCCGCGCCCGGCatgaaaataaaa GTTTTAGATATAGAAACAGGCAAGAAACTTGGTCCCTACGAGGAAGGGGAGCTATGGATCAAGTCGCCGCTGCGAATGAAAGGCTACCTGGGCGACCGCGAGGCTGGTGACGCGCTGCTCGACGCCGAAGGTTACCTGCAGACCGGTGACGTGGGCTGCTATGACGAAGACGGATTCTTCTACATCGTCGACCGCCTGAAGGAACTAATCAAATATAAGGGATTTCAG GTGGCGCCCGCGGAGCTGGAGGCGCTGCTGCTGCGGCTGAGCGGCGTGGCTGACTGCGGCGTGGTGGGGCGCAGCGACGAGCTCGCCGGCGAGCTGCCCGTCGCCTTCGTCGTGCCGCAGCCGGGCGCCAGTCTTAGCGCGCAGGAGATACAGACCTACATCGCATCCAAG gtTTCACCTGCTAAACATTTGCGAGGCGGTGTCATCTTTGTTGAAGAAATACCAAAGAATCCTTCGGGTAAGATTTTGAGGAAGGAACTAAGAAAAATGTTAGACCCCAAAGTTAAAAGTAAATTGTAA
- the LOC117990411 gene encoding luciferin 4-monooxygenase isoform X2, with product MSILQSSVNLAVALQALGLKKGDVVALSSENRFEFTVASLAIIYCGGVLSTLNVTYSPGEITHILSITKPKFIFTSPITAQNIYDCSKDLQHVEKLILFGEYDIVPGVFYNDLVKIQVDVDDFTLVDVNGAEDVVAVMCSSGTTGLPKGVMLTHVNFLTLSVHMKYYLDTSQQRHKHNVTNALSLIPWFHAYGFITTLAIMCMHIEIVFLVRFEEQQFLETIQKYKINMMTIVPPLAVFLAKHPLVPRYDLTSLNEVWCGAAPLSKEIQAAVSQRAGIGHIRQGYGLTEVTMACCVDLTGGGKQGSCGTPAPGMKIKVLDIETGKKLGPYEEGELWIKSPLRMKGYLGDREAGDALLDAEGYLQTGDVGCYDEDGFFYIVDRLKELIKYKGFQVAPAELEALLLRLSGVADCGVVGRSDELAGELPVAFVVPQPGASLSAQEIQTYIASKVSPAKHLRGGVIFVEEIPKNPSGKILRKELRKMLDPKVKSKL from the exons ATGAGCATACTGCAAAGCAGTGTTAATCTGGCTGTGGCTTTACAAGCACTTGGATTGAAGAAGGGTGATGTGGTAGCTCTTAGTAGTGAAAACCGGTTCGAATTCACTGTTGCATCCCTTGCTATTATATACTGTGGTGGAGTGTTATCTACCCTCAATGTTACTTATTCTCCTG GTGAGATCACACATATTTTAAGTATAACGAAGCCTAAATTTATCTTTACTTCGCCCATCACCGCTCAAAACATTTATGACTGCAGTAAAGATCTACAGCATGTAGAAAAACTTATATTATTTGGAGAGTATGATATAGTGCCTGGTGTATTCTACAATGACCTAGTGAAGATCCAAGTGGACGTAGATGACTTTACGTTAGTAGATGTGAATGGGGCGGAGGATGTTGTTGCTGTGATGTGTTCATCCGGCACTACAGGACTGCCTAAAGGTGTTATGCTGACACATGTGAACTTTCTGACACTATCTGTGCATATGAA GTATTATTTAGATACATCTCAGCAGCGACACAAACATAACGTGACCAATGCGTTATCTCTGATACCTTGGTTCCATGCATATGGATTCATAACAACATTGGCTATCATGTGCATGCATATCGAGATCGTGTTTTTGGTTCGCTTTGAGGAGCAACAGTTTTTGGAAACTATACAGAAGTATAAG ATCAATATGATGACAATCGTACCGCCTCTGGCCGTGTTCCTGGCCAAGCACCCGCTGGTCCCCCGGTACGACCTCACGTCGCTCAACGAGGTGTGGTGCGGCGCCGCGCCCCTCTCCAAGGAGATACAGGCTGCCGTCTCTCAGAG AGCTGGTATAGGCCACATCCGACAAGGCTACGGGCTGACGGAGGTGACGATGGCGTGCTGCGTCGACCTCACGGGCGGCGGCAAGCAGGGCTCCTGCGGCACGCCCGCGCCCGGCatgaaaataaaa GTTTTAGATATAGAAACAGGCAAGAAACTTGGTCCCTACGAGGAAGGGGAGCTATGGATCAAGTCGCCGCTGCGAATGAAAGGCTACCTGGGCGACCGCGAGGCTGGTGACGCGCTGCTCGACGCCGAAGGTTACCTGCAGACCGGTGACGTGGGCTGCTATGACGAAGACGGATTCTTCTACATCGTCGACCGCCTGAAGGAACTAATCAAATATAAGGGATTTCAG GTGGCGCCCGCGGAGCTGGAGGCGCTGCTGCTGCGGCTGAGCGGCGTGGCTGACTGCGGCGTGGTGGGGCGCAGCGACGAGCTCGCCGGCGAGCTGCCCGTCGCCTTCGTCGTGCCGCAGCCGGGCGCCAGTCTTAGCGCGCAGGAGATACAGACCTACATCGCATCCAAG gtTTCACCTGCTAAACATTTGCGAGGCGGTGTCATCTTTGTTGAAGAAATACCAAAGAATCCTTCGGGTAAGATTTTGAGGAAGGAACTAAGAAAAATGTTAGACCCCAAAGTTAAAAGTAAATTGTAA